In Actinopolyspora saharensis, the genomic window GGGCCCGGACGGAAGGCGTGTCGTCGCCGGGGCGGTGCGGCGCTTCGGCAGCGTTGCGGGGAATCCGAGCAGCGGGCGTTCGACGTCGCTCGCGAGGCTCCGGCCCGCCCGCGGAGTTGTTCGCTTCCGGCGAAACGGCGAAGCGGATGGTTGCGTGTGGTTGCGTGCTCGCGCGGGGCGGTCGGCGCGGGGTGATCGACCGGCTGCGAACGAGACATCTCGGGCGCGGTTCCGGTCACCCGTCGAACCGGGAGGCTCGGCACGTAGGGTGTCGGACTGTGAGTCGCCGAACCTGGACCCTGCTGACGAGTGTCGCTCTTGTCGTGGTCTTCGGGATGCTCGGAGCCTTCCTTCCCGTGCCCTACGTGGCCCTCGGCCCGGGACCGACGCACGACACCCTCGGAAGCTACGAGGGAAGGCAAGTGGTGCGCATCGACGGCACCGAGACCTTCCGCACGGCCGGCCACCTCAACATGACCACCGTTTCGGTGATCGACCAGCTGTCCGTGTTCAACGCGCTCGCGCTCTGGGCGAGCGGCGACCACGCACTGGCCCCGCGCGAGCTGTACTTCCCCCGGACAAGTCCGAGGAAGAGGTTCAGCGCACCAACACCAAGGCCTTCCGGAGCTCCCAGACGGCTGCCGAGACCGCGGCGCTGAAGCACCTGGGATATCCGACCAAGCTCGTGGTCGACCAGGTGGTGGAGGGATCCCCAGCGGAAGGCGTCGTCGCCCCGGACGACGAGCTCATCTCGGCCGACGGCACTTCGCTGAGCAATCCGCAGTCGCTGATCGACGCGCTCTCCGACACGAAGCCCGGCCAGCGCGTGACCATACGTTTCAAGCACGCCGATCAGCCGCCGCGGACAGCGACCGTCGAGCTCGGCGAGCGGCCCGACGACCAGCAGCAGGGCTTCCTCGGGGTGCAGCCGTCCCTGCGCCCCAACGCGAACTTCGACATCGACATCCGACTCCCCAACGTGGGAGGGCCTTCCGCGGGGCTGATGTTCTCGCTGGCCATCGTGGACAAGCTGACCCCGGGCAAGCTGACGGCGGGCAAGTTCGTCGCCGGGACGGGCGAGATCGACCCCGCGGGCAAGGTCGGCAGCATCGGCGGCATCGGCTTCAAGATGGTCAAGGCCAGGGAAGCCGGAGCCAAGTTCTTCCTCACCCCGGAGGGCAACTGCGCGGCAGCCAAGTCCCAGGCGCCCGACGGGCTGCGACTGATCAAGGTGAGCACGCTCGACGACGCGGTCGAGGCCCTGAACGCGCTCGACAGCGGGCAGACCCCGCCGAGCTGCTGACTCGTCGCTGACGCGCGGGGGCCGCTGGGAGAGAGCTCCTCACCGGGGAGGTCCGCGGAGCGGCCGGTTCGCGTCACCGCCCCACGACTCGCCCGGCGGACCGGGGAGTCGTGGAACGGCGCGGAAGCGCCGGAAGCTCCACGAACCGGACGTGACCGCGCACGCCCGTCCCGGAACGGGCGCTCACTCCTCGAAAGTGGCGTGCAGCGCGTTGAGCAGGTTCGGGGCCAGCGCGCTGTCCTCGACCAGCTCGCCCTCCTCGGTCTCCGGATCGCCGTCGAAGCTCTCCGCGTCGTCCGAGTCCTCCGGGGACTTGTTGCGCAGCCGCAGCACGCAGGTTTGCGTTCCGCTGCGCAGCACCCCGGCCACGATCCTGGCCTCCCGGCGGTCGGGGTGCTCGGCAGCGGCCTCCTGGGCGGCTGATCCCTCCTCCGGAAGTTCCTGCTCGGCCTCCGGGGGAAGCACCACGATCTCCTGGACCAGTGCGCAGCCGAGCACGCGCTCGGGCCAGCTGATCCCGGCCAGGGCCTCCCCGAGGTCCTGACTGGGCAGCTCGTCCTGCGCCACCGGGGTCAGCGGGGACTGCGTGTTGAGCTGTTCCTCCAGGTCCGGTTCGGCCTCGAGCAGTTCGGTCGTGTCGACCAACGCGAACATTCGAGCGGGGCGGTTCCATCCCTCGGAGGCGGCGAACTGTTCGATTTCACGTACGACCGTCGGCAGGGCCGCGGTCATCTCATCGGTGATAGCGGACGACATTGGTCCATCGTCGCACCGCTCCGCCGTACCTCCCCCTTCCCGGGGGCGGCCTCGCGGGCGTCCGCCGCGAAGGTGGCTCACCCTGGTCCGAAAGGAGGGCGGCCTGTCCGTTTAGGGCGAATCGACGGGCGCCGTCCCCGTGGTCGGGGGTTAGGTCGTAGAGTTGACCACACGGGTGCCCGGGTCGCTCACTGACTGGGCCCCGTTGCCCGCGGATCGTCACCAGGAGAGTGCGCTGTGGCCACGAGGCCGGTAGGAGTACCCAAACTGTCCCGGCGTAGCCGGATCCTTCTGATCCTGGGCGCGGCGGTGCTGGTAGCACTGATCGTCGGATCACGGCTGATCGGGACATACGTCGATTGGCTCTGGTTCGGTAGTGTCGACTACCGGGGAATATTCACCACGATCGTGCTGACCCGGATCGTGCTGTTCGCCTGCGGAGGTGTTTTCCTCGGCGGAATCCTGGCGCTGAACCTGTGGCTGGCCTACAGAACGAGGCCGGTCTTCGTTCCGCTCAGCAGCCAGGACGACCCGCTGGCCCGCTACCGCACGGTGATCACCCAGCGTTCCAAGTGGTTCGGCATCGGCATCCCCGTCGTGATCGGCGCCATCGGCGGTCTCGCCGCGACGGGCGACTGGCGAATGGTGCAGATGTTCCTGAACAGGCAGACCTTCGGGAACCAGGATCCGGTGTTCGGCCACGACATCGGCCTCTACGTCTTCCAGCTCCCGTTCTTCCGCTGGGTGCTGGCCTGGGCGTTCATCGCGGTGACCCTGTCGTTCTTCGGCGCGCTGGCCACGCACTACATCTTCGGCGGGGTCAAGGTCGCCGGGCGCTCCGGCCAGATCTCGCAGGCCGCGCGCATTCAGCTGGCGGTGCTGGCCGGGATCTTCGTGCTGCTCAAGGCGGTCGACTTCTTCTTCGACCGCTGGGACCTGCTGCTCTCCCAGCGCAGTGATCTGTTCACCGGTGCGAGCTACACGGACCTGAACGCCGTGATGCCCGCGAAGGTGATCCTGCTGTGCATCTCGGTGATCTGCGCCCTCGCCTTCTTCGCGGTCATCTTCCTGCGCAACCTGCAGATCCCCGCGCTGGCCACGGTGCTGCTGGTGCTGTCCAGCCTGGTGATCGGCGCGCTGTGGCCCGCGCTGCTGCAGCAGTTCTCGGTGGAGCCGAACGCCAACGAGCGGGAGTCCACATCGATCCAGCGCAACATGAACGCCACCAAGCAGGCCTTCGGGATCACCGACGACAAGGTGACCGTCAAGGAGAACTACGGCGGCAACCAGGACGTGAGCCCGGAGGAGGTCGCCCAGGACGAGGGAACGATCTCCAACGTCCGGCTGCTCGACCCGAGCCTGCTCTCCGAGACCTTCACCCAGTTGGAGCAGCAGTTCAACTTCTACGGGTTCCCGGACGAGCTGGACATCGACCGCTACCGCAACGAGAACGGTGAGCTGCAGGACTACCTGGTCGCGGTGCGCGGGATCAACACGGACGGGCTCGCGGACAACCAGCGGTCCTGGATCAACCGCCACATGGTCTACACCCACGGCAACGGCTTCGTCTCGGCCCCGGCCGACCGGGTGAGCAACGTTCCCGGCGAAGGGTCCGACACCGGTTCCTACCCGGTGTTCTCGATGAGCGACGTGAGCAACAACGGGCAGGGCGAGATCCCGGTGGACCAGCCGCGGGTCTACTACGGTCAGCTCAACCAGGACTACGCGATCGTCGGCGCCGAGCAGGGTGAGCAGCCGCGGGAGTACGACACCCAGAACTCCCGCTACACCTACAAGGGCGACGGCGGGGTCGCGATCGGCAACTGGTTCAACAGGGCGGTGTTCGCCGCCAACTATGGTGAGCGCAACATCCTGTTCAACCAGAACATCGGTTCCAACTCCAAGATCATGTTCGATCGGAACCCGCGGCAGCGAGTGCAGAAGGTCGCCCCGTGGCTCAAGCTGGACGGCGATGCCTACCCCGCGGTGATCGACGGCAAGATCAAGTGGATCGTGGACGGCTACACCACGCTGGACAACTACCCCTACTCCAAGCTGACCTCCTTCGGGCAGGCCGCCAGCGACTCCACCAGCAACCCCTCCCAGCCGGATCAGCAGATCAACTACATCCGCAACTCGGTCAAGGCCACCGTCGACGCCTACACGGGTGAGGTGAAGCTGTACGAGTTCGGCAAGAAGGACCCGGTGCTGGAGGCATGGAAGGGCGTCTTCCCCGACCTGATCAAGCCGAAGAGCGCGATCAGCGACGAGCTGCGCCAGCACTTCCGCTACCCGGCCGACCTGTTCAAGGTGCAGCGCCAGCTGCTGGCGCGGTACCACGTGGACAACCCCAGTGACTTCTACGCCACGCGTGGTTTCTGGGAGGTCCCGAGCGACCCGAACCAGGAGCAGCGCCAGGGGCCCGGGGAGAACCAGCCCCCGTTCTACGTGGTCGCGCAGGCACCGACGCAGAACCGGCCGACCTTCCAGTTGACCAGTGCGATGACCGCGCTGGAACGCCAGAACCTCTCCTCGTGGATCTCGGCGTCCTCGAGCCCGGAGAGCTACGGCGAGTTGACCGTGCTGGAGCTGCCGACCGACAACCAGACACCGGGTCCGGTGCAGGTGCAGCGCCAGATGGAGTCGACACCGAAGGTCACCGAGGACCGGACGCTGTTCGACAACCCCGGCGTGCGCGCGATGTTCGGCAACCTGCTCACCCTGCCCGTCGAGGGCGGCATGCTCTACGTCGAGCCGATCTACATCAGGCCGAACAACGAGGACTCCTACCCGCAGCTGGCCAGGGTGCTGACCTTCTACGGCGGCAGCGTCGGCTACGCCGACACCCTCAAGGGCTCGTTGGAGCAGGTCTTCGGTCCGGGTGCCGGCAGGAACGCCCAGACGGCGGAGAACGAGGACGACCAGCAGGACGGTGGTGGTCAGAGCGGCGACCAGGGCAGTGGTCAGAGCGGTGACGGCCAGCAGGGCGGCGGCGACCAGAGCGGTGACCAGGGCGGCGGCCAGAGCGGCGGTCAGGACCCCGAGGTCGCGCAGGCGACGCAGGAGCTGCAGGCCGCACTGGAGCAGGTGCGCTCGGCTCAGCAGTCGGGCAACTTCGGTGAGATCGGCCAGGCCCTCCAGCGGCTGGAGGAGGCCATGAACCGCTACGAGCAGGCGACCGGCAGCGGAGGCTGATCCCCACGGCGGGCGCGGACGGGGTTCCGTGCGCGCCCGCCGCTTCCGGTGAACGGACCGCTCGGTGTCCCGTCCCTC contains:
- a CDS encoding PPA1309 family protein; its protein translation is MSSAITDEMTAALPTVVREIEQFAASEGWNRPARMFALVDTTELLEAEPDLEEQLNTQSPLTPVAQDELPSQDLGEALAGISWPERVLGCALVQEIVVLPPEAEQELPEEGSAAQEAAAEHPDRREARIVAGVLRSGTQTCVLRLRNKSPEDSDDAESFDGDPETEEGELVEDSALAPNLLNALHATFEE
- a CDS encoding UPF0182 family protein, with the translated sequence MATRPVGVPKLSRRSRILLILGAAVLVALIVGSRLIGTYVDWLWFGSVDYRGIFTTIVLTRIVLFACGGVFLGGILALNLWLAYRTRPVFVPLSSQDDPLARYRTVITQRSKWFGIGIPVVIGAIGGLAATGDWRMVQMFLNRQTFGNQDPVFGHDIGLYVFQLPFFRWVLAWAFIAVTLSFFGALATHYIFGGVKVAGRSGQISQAARIQLAVLAGIFVLLKAVDFFFDRWDLLLSQRSDLFTGASYTDLNAVMPAKVILLCISVICALAFFAVIFLRNLQIPALATVLLVLSSLVIGALWPALLQQFSVEPNANERESTSIQRNMNATKQAFGITDDKVTVKENYGGNQDVSPEEVAQDEGTISNVRLLDPSLLSETFTQLEQQFNFYGFPDELDIDRYRNENGELQDYLVAVRGINTDGLADNQRSWINRHMVYTHGNGFVSAPADRVSNVPGEGSDTGSYPVFSMSDVSNNGQGEIPVDQPRVYYGQLNQDYAIVGAEQGEQPREYDTQNSRYTYKGDGGVAIGNWFNRAVFAANYGERNILFNQNIGSNSKIMFDRNPRQRVQKVAPWLKLDGDAYPAVIDGKIKWIVDGYTTLDNYPYSKLTSFGQAASDSTSNPSQPDQQINYIRNSVKATVDAYTGEVKLYEFGKKDPVLEAWKGVFPDLIKPKSAISDELRQHFRYPADLFKVQRQLLARYHVDNPSDFYATRGFWEVPSDPNQEQRQGPGENQPPFYVVAQAPTQNRPTFQLTSAMTALERQNLSSWISASSSPESYGELTVLELPTDNQTPGPVQVQRQMESTPKVTEDRTLFDNPGVRAMFGNLLTLPVEGGMLYVEPIYIRPNNEDSYPQLARVLTFYGGSVGYADTLKGSLEQVFGPGAGRNAQTAENEDDQQDGGGQSGDQGSGQSGDGQQGGGDQSGDQGGGQSGGQDPEVAQATQELQAALEQVRSAQQSGNFGEIGQALQRLEEAMNRYEQATGSGG